In Castor canadensis chromosome 11, mCasCan1.hap1v2, whole genome shotgun sequence, a single genomic region encodes these proteins:
- the Enpp7 gene encoding ectonucleotide pyrophosphatase/phosphodiesterase family member 7, whose translation MRHWAVLLVLLTVALDALLTPGDGAPVHRQRPQNKLLLVSFDGFRWNYDEDVDTPNLDAMARDGVKARYMTPAFITLTSPCHFTLVTGKYIENHGVVHNMFYSTTTKVMLPYYYHTGIQKRWDSGSVPIWITAQRQGLKTGSYFYPGGNVTYQGEAVTLSQKEGALHNYKDEKERRENVDTVMKWFMQEDLALVTLYFGEPDSTGHRYGPESPERKEMVKQVDRTVGYSLDLIITSDHGMTTVNKKASDLVEFHKFPSFTFQDIEFELLDYGPNGVWIPKEGKMEVVYSVFEDIRPRLHVYKKEFPKTFRCASNPRITPLLLHSDLGYVIHGRISVQFNNGEHGFDNNDTDMKTIFRAVGPSFKAGLEVEPFESVHVYELMCQLLGIVPEANDGHPDTLRPMLRSGEEGVPSPPAPGVLERARSAVLPNCRLPLVMALLGVLVLLAKIE comes from the exons ATGAGACACTGGGccgtcctcctcgtcctcctcacTGTAGCTCTGGATGCTCTCCTCACTCCAGGGGATGGGGCACCTGTCCACAGGCAGCGTCCGCAGAACAAGCTTCTCCTCGTGTCCTTCGATGGCTTCCGCTGGAACTACGATGAGGACGTGGACACTCCCAATCTGGACGCCATGGCTCGAGACGGAGTGAAAGCTCGCTACATGACCCCTGCCTTTATCACCTTGACTAGTCCCTGCCACTTCACGCTGGTCACTG GCAAATACATCGAGAACCACGGGGTGGTTCACAACATGTTCTATAGCACCACCACCAAGGTGATGCTGCCCTACTATTACCACACTGGCATCCAGAAGCGGTGGGACAGTGGCTCGGTGCCCATCTGGATCACAGCCCAGAGACAG GGCTTAAAGACCGGCTCCTACTTCTACCCCGGTGGGAATGTCACCTACCAAGGAGAGGCCGTGACACTGAGCCAGAAGGAAGGTGCCCTGCACAACTACAAAGACGAGAAGGAGCGGAGGGAAAATGTGGACACAGTGATGAAATGGTTCATGCAGGAGGACTTGGCTCTGGTCACTCTCTACTTTGGGGAGCCAGACTCCACGGGCCACAGGTATGGCCCTGAGTCCccagagaggaaggagatggTGAAACAGGTGGACAGGACTGTGGGCTACAGCCTCGACCTGATCATCACATCTGACCATGGCATGACAACCGTCAACAAGAAAGCCAGCGACCTAGTTGAGTTCCACAAGTTCCCCAGCTTCACCTTCCAGGACATCGAGTTTGAGCTCCTGGACTATGGGCCAAATGGCGTGTGGATCCCCAAGGAAGGGAAGATGGAGGTGGTGTACAGTGTCTTTGAGGATATTCGCCCCAGGCTGCACGTCTACAAGAAGGAGTTCCCCAAGACCTTCCGCTGCGCCAGCAACCCCAGGATCACGCCCTTGCTCCTGCACAGTGACCTCGGCTATGTCATCCACGGG AGAATAAGTGTGCAGTTCAACAACGGCGAGCACGGCTTTGACAACAATGACACGGACATGAAGACCATCTTCCGGGCTGTGGGCCCCAGCTTCAAGGCGGGCCTGGAGGTGGAGCCCTTCGAGAGTGTCCATGTATATGAGCTCATGTGCCAGCTACTGGGCATCGTGCCTGAGGCCAACGACGGGCACCCTGACACCCTGCGGCCCATGCTTCGCTCAGGGGAGGAAGGCGTCccctctcctcctgcccct GGTGTTCTTGAGAGAGCAA GGTCTGCTGTCCTGCCAAACTGCCGGCTGCCCTTGGTGATGGCACTGCTGGGAGTCCTGGTTCTTCTGGCCAAGATCGAATAG